The following proteins come from a genomic window of Bactrocera tryoni isolate S06 chromosome 1, CSIRO_BtryS06_freeze2, whole genome shotgun sequence:
- the LOC120767226 gene encoding serologically defined colon cancer antigen 8 homolog isoform X4 → MKSSKSAAHKKPKPMDYTNYAYNEAVSRLKLMLAESYAPPSRGGGAGSAAGGNGASGAYMRHVNEDSTDNYSDNLSVIERPVYSDISKYLSPAQKSRLSPGVRSKQKPFNAFSSSKENLTLQMPYAASTTTATAPLDYYASNKTQPQAVTDSVHAPVEIFNFIEKQEDYIEQLEKESKYCRNELTNLLGKVKDVINENTHLTETARSELATLGGVDKTLPATSPSSDSDEQQHYKKKTSTTPRSKKETSSAAVKSPRYASAPNIVYEARISELEAELMQANIDLKRLKTENEELKRKLAHVDPLVLAGAHTHAPASSSSTNNCDAHRKQIEHLQVEKNALEESVRQLRKLLDDAKSEQYTSSTSSKRYINDLVQMERAQAELEVKHLREELDRQHERVRELQHEMARRIADERATAERRYNTQVDQLGGDLSSQWEQVAKLQLDLEREKRYANDMKRDLSNRNAQIDELKMELRSNRNTFLADMAQVNAEKQSLEQEITALRLQLDRAAREAKTEATRLTAEITSLRQRLDRGDADLLHSKREILRLNDEIANLEKELAYGEMKNEIRPTKKDLDKRISEMQDKHVETVNELEDMIQSQKQLMDKLTSECKTLTSKLEDTTLKHNEERLRLRETNEKLMDRLKQIWTSYKELHAEQAAAQQRSLTRPNDGRGSNSDTAESTGEEHSSARTYNIDKNGNINFTIECRIFNQSHAKQRASWKVR, encoded by the exons ATGAAGTCGTCCAAGAGTGCGGCGCACAAGAAACCAAAACCGATGGATTATACGAACTATGCATATAATGAGGCCGTTAGCCGGCTGAAGCTAATGTTGGCCGAATCATATGCCCCGCCCAGCAGAGGAGGTGGCGCTGGTTCTGCTGCTGGCGGCAATGGCGCTTCGGGGGCGTATATGCGGCACGTGAATGAGGACTCGACCGATAACTACTCGGATAACTTGTCG GTCATCGAACGTCCCGTGTATTCGGATATCTCGAAGTACTTGTCGCCAGCACAGAAATCACGCCTCAGTCCAGGCGTACGCAGCAAGCAGAAACCTTTCAATGCCTTCTCGTCCTCCAAGGAGAATTTGACATTACAAATGCCCTATGCGGCCAGCACTACGACAGCAACAGCACCACTCGATTATTATGCGTCCAACAAAACGCAGCCGCAGGCGGTCACTGATAGCGTCCACGCACCGGTGGAGATcttcaatttcattgaaaaacaAGAAGACTACATTGAACAGCTGGAGAAAGAGTCCAAATACTGCCGCAACGAGTTAACCAATTTACTTGGCAAAGTCAAAGACGTCATCAACGAGAACACGCACCTCACGGAGACCGCACGTTCCGAGCTAGCCACATTAGGCGGTGTCGATAAGACACTGCCCGCAACGAGTCCTTCTTCCGACAGTGACGAACAACAgcattataaaaagaaaacttcTACCACGCCACGTAGTAAGAAAGAAACTTCGTCTGCCGCCGTAAAGTCGCCACGTTATGCTTCGGCGCCAAATATTGTCTATGAAGCGCGCATAAGTGAGCTTGAGGCGGAGCTTATGCAAGCCAATATTGATTTGAAACGTTTGAAGACGGAAAATGAAGAACTCAAACGCAAATTGGCACACGTTGACCCACTAGTGCTGGCTGGTGCCCATACACATGCGCCAGCGAGCAGCTCGTCCACCAATAACTGCGACGCGCATCGCAAGCAAATCGAGCATTTGCAAGTGGAGAAGAATGCGCTTGAGGAAAGTGTACGCCAGCTGCGGAAACTATTGGATGACGCCAAGTCTGAGCAGTATACAAGCAGCACATCATCCAAACGCTACATAAACGATCTGGTGCAGATGGAGCGTGCTCAAGCCGAGCTGGAGGTGAAGCATCTGCGTGAGGAGCTCGATCGGCAGCACGAACGTGTACGCGAACTGCAACATGAGATGGCGCGTCGTATTGCAGACGAGCGTGCCACTGCCGAGCGACGCTACAACACGCAGGTCGATCAATTGGGCGGCGATCTGAGCAGTCAGTGGGAACAGGTGGCCAAATTGCAGTTGGATTTAGAGCGTGAAAAACGCTATGCGAATGATATGAAGCGTGATCTCTCGAATCGCAATGCACAGATCGATGAGTTGAAGATGGAGTTGCGTTCCAATCGCAATACCTTCCTCGCCGATATGGCGCAGGTAAATGCGGAAAAGCAATCGTTAGAACAAGAGATCACGGCATTGCGACTACAATTGGACCGTGCGGCGCGTGAGGCGAAAACCGAGGCGACGCGTCTGACAGCCGAGATAACATCGTTGCGACAGCGTTTGGATCGTGGCGATGCTGATTTATTGCATTCCAAGCGCGAAATATTACGCCTCAACGATGAGATCGCCAATTTGGAGAAGGAG CTGGCTTATGgcgaaatgaaaaatgaaatccGTCCTACCAAAAAGGATTTAGACAAACGTATTTCCGAAATGCAGGACAAGCATG TCGAAACGGTAAATGAACTTGAGGATATGATACAGAGTCAGAAGCAACTCATGGATAAATTAACTAGCGAATGCAAAACGTTGACCAGTAAACTCGAGGACACAACTCTTAAAcacaa CGAAGAACGTCTGCGTTTGCGTGAAACGAACGAGAAGCTAATGGATCGGCTGAAGCAAATATGGACCAGCTATAAGGAGTTACACGCGGAACAGGCGGCGGCTCAGCAGCGTAGTTTGACGCGTCCGAATGACGGCCGTGGCTCCAATAGTGATACCGCAGAATCCACGGGGGAAGAGCATTCTTCTGCGCGCACTTATAATATAGACAAG AACGGAAATATCAACTTTACAATTGAATGTAGAATATTTAACCAATCGCATGCTAAACAGCGAGCGTCTTGGAAAGTTAGATAG
- the LOC120767226 gene encoding serologically defined colon cancer antigen 8 homolog isoform X5: MKSSKSAAHKKPKPMDYTNYAYNEAVSRLKLMLAESYAPPSRGGGAGSAAGGNGASGAYMRHVNEDSTDNYSDNLSVIERPVYSDISKYLSPAQKSRLSPGVRSKQKPFNAFSSSKENLTLQMPYAASTTTATAPLDYYASNKTQPQAVTDSVHAPVEIFNFIEKQEDYIEQLEKESKYCRNELTNLLGKVKDVINENTHLTETARSELATLGGVDKTLPATSPSSDSDEQQHYKKKTSTTPRSKKETSSAAVKSPRYASAPNIVYEARISELEAELMQANIDLKRLKTENEELKRKLAHVDPLVLAGAHTHAPASSSSTNNCDAHRKQIEHLQVEKNALEESVRQLRKLLDDAKSEQYTSSTSSKRYINDLVQMERAQAELEVKHLREELDRQHERVRELQHEMARRIADERATAERRYNTQVDQLGGDLSSQWEQVAKLQLDLEREKRYANDMKRDLSNRNAQIDELKMELRSNRNTFLADMAQVNAEKQSLEQEITALRLQLDRAAREAKTEATRLTAEITSLRQRLDRGDADLLHSKREILRLNDEIANLEKELAYGEMKNEIRPTKKDLDKRISEMQDKHERKYQLYN; this comes from the exons ATGAAGTCGTCCAAGAGTGCGGCGCACAAGAAACCAAAACCGATGGATTATACGAACTATGCATATAATGAGGCCGTTAGCCGGCTGAAGCTAATGTTGGCCGAATCATATGCCCCGCCCAGCAGAGGAGGTGGCGCTGGTTCTGCTGCTGGCGGCAATGGCGCTTCGGGGGCGTATATGCGGCACGTGAATGAGGACTCGACCGATAACTACTCGGATAACTTGTCG GTCATCGAACGTCCCGTGTATTCGGATATCTCGAAGTACTTGTCGCCAGCACAGAAATCACGCCTCAGTCCAGGCGTACGCAGCAAGCAGAAACCTTTCAATGCCTTCTCGTCCTCCAAGGAGAATTTGACATTACAAATGCCCTATGCGGCCAGCACTACGACAGCAACAGCACCACTCGATTATTATGCGTCCAACAAAACGCAGCCGCAGGCGGTCACTGATAGCGTCCACGCACCGGTGGAGATcttcaatttcattgaaaaacaAGAAGACTACATTGAACAGCTGGAGAAAGAGTCCAAATACTGCCGCAACGAGTTAACCAATTTACTTGGCAAAGTCAAAGACGTCATCAACGAGAACACGCACCTCACGGAGACCGCACGTTCCGAGCTAGCCACATTAGGCGGTGTCGATAAGACACTGCCCGCAACGAGTCCTTCTTCCGACAGTGACGAACAACAgcattataaaaagaaaacttcTACCACGCCACGTAGTAAGAAAGAAACTTCGTCTGCCGCCGTAAAGTCGCCACGTTATGCTTCGGCGCCAAATATTGTCTATGAAGCGCGCATAAGTGAGCTTGAGGCGGAGCTTATGCAAGCCAATATTGATTTGAAACGTTTGAAGACGGAAAATGAAGAACTCAAACGCAAATTGGCACACGTTGACCCACTAGTGCTGGCTGGTGCCCATACACATGCGCCAGCGAGCAGCTCGTCCACCAATAACTGCGACGCGCATCGCAAGCAAATCGAGCATTTGCAAGTGGAGAAGAATGCGCTTGAGGAAAGTGTACGCCAGCTGCGGAAACTATTGGATGACGCCAAGTCTGAGCAGTATACAAGCAGCACATCATCCAAACGCTACATAAACGATCTGGTGCAGATGGAGCGTGCTCAAGCCGAGCTGGAGGTGAAGCATCTGCGTGAGGAGCTCGATCGGCAGCACGAACGTGTACGCGAACTGCAACATGAGATGGCGCGTCGTATTGCAGACGAGCGTGCCACTGCCGAGCGACGCTACAACACGCAGGTCGATCAATTGGGCGGCGATCTGAGCAGTCAGTGGGAACAGGTGGCCAAATTGCAGTTGGATTTAGAGCGTGAAAAACGCTATGCGAATGATATGAAGCGTGATCTCTCGAATCGCAATGCACAGATCGATGAGTTGAAGATGGAGTTGCGTTCCAATCGCAATACCTTCCTCGCCGATATGGCGCAGGTAAATGCGGAAAAGCAATCGTTAGAACAAGAGATCACGGCATTGCGACTACAATTGGACCGTGCGGCGCGTGAGGCGAAAACCGAGGCGACGCGTCTGACAGCCGAGATAACATCGTTGCGACAGCGTTTGGATCGTGGCGATGCTGATTTATTGCATTCCAAGCGCGAAATATTACGCCTCAACGATGAGATCGCCAATTTGGAGAAGGAG CTGGCTTATGgcgaaatgaaaaatgaaatccGTCCTACCAAAAAGGATTTAGACAAACGTATTTCCGAAATGCAGGACAAGCATG AACGGAAATATCAACTTTACAATTGA